ACGTCCGGAACCAGAACATCCACGTCACCAACATCTGCAAGAACCTCTGCGGGTTCTGCGGGTTCGGGCGGCGGGCGACCGACCCGGATGCGTTCTGCGACGGGAGGGACGCTATCCGGGAGAAGGCGCGCCAGGCCGCGGCCCGGAACGTCACCGAGATATGCCTCCTCTCCGGCGTCCACCCGGACTACACCCTCGACTCCTACATCGACCTCATCTCCTGTGTCCGGGAGGTGGCGCCCGGCGTGGACATCCACACGGCGAGCCCGGACGAGATTGCCTGGGCGGCGAAACGGAGCGGTCTCTCGACGAAGGAGGCGATCGATCGCCTGCGGGATGCGGGCCTCGGCACCCTGCAGGGCACGGCGGCCGAGATCCTGGTCGACGACGTCCGGCGGGTGATCTGCCCGAACAAGTGCGACACGGCAACCTGGGTCCGGATCATCAAGGAGGCGCACCGTCTCGGTCTCCGCTCGACGGCGACGATCATGTACGGCTCCTGCGAGAGCGAGGCGGACCGGGTCCGGCACCTCGCGGTCCTCCGGGAGATCCAGGACGAGACCGGTGGGTTTACCGAACTGGTGCCGCTCTCCTACCTCCACGAGAACACCGACCTCTACCTGAGGGGCCTCGCGCCTGCGGGCGCCACCGGTCGTGAGGATCTCCTGCTCTTTGCGGTCGCGCGTCTCTTCCTGGACAACTTCGACCACATCCAGATCTCCTGGGGTAAGGTCGGGAGGAAGACGGCACAGCTGGGGCTGTTCGCGGGCGGCGACGACCTGGGCGGGACGATGTTCTGCGACGACGTCAGCACGGATGCCGGCGGCGAGGGCGCCGACTACCTGGATCCGGACGAGATGCAGCGGATCGCAAGCGACCTCGGCCGGATCCTCAGGCAGCGGACGACGACCTACGAGATGGTGTGAAGTGCGACGGGCCGAAGGGCCGGAGCATGAGAAAACGCGCAGCGTTTTCGAGTTGCGACTGGTGGCGGGCCGAAGGGTGCGACTGCCGGAACGGCAGGAGCTTGAGAAGGGCGAAGGCCTTCGAGCCGGAGCTCGAGAAAACGCGCAGCGTTTTCGAGCAGCGACGCTCCGTCGTTGCCGGACGCCGGAATCGGTGAACTACTGAGACCGCGTCACATCCTGTTCAGGGCCTCCCTCCCGGGCATCCCGATCTCGACGCGGCGCTGCACCGCCGGGAGGTTTGCCGCCTTCACCTCGGCATCCATCAGGCCGTCGAGGTCTTCCAGGGTGGACTCCGAGGCACCGACGATCGCTGCGGGAACCCCGGCGTTTGCCAGCGCCTCGATATCGAACCCGTCCGTCCCGATCATCCCCTCGTCGGTCACCCAGGCCATCAGGCTGGTGCTTCCGACCGGGATGACGTATCCGTATGCATCCTTGTAGCTGAGTCGCGTCCGCTGGTGACACAGGATCTGCTGAGCCATGGCTGCCGGGGTACCCCGGGAACTGATAAGTGTATGCACCACCACCGGGCGCACCCGAAGGTTCTTGCCCTGACCGTGCCAGATCAACGTACCGCATCGGGGAAGGATGAGAGGTATGACGCCGCCACTGCGACAGATGCTTGGAGACGTGCTTGCCGGCCACCGGCTCACGGAGGAGGAGGCCATCGACCTCATGAGAACGCGTGACCGGGGCGTCTGGGATATCGCCGCCGCCGCAGACGAGCTCCGGGAGCGGAAGGTCGGCGATGTCGTCACTTACGTCCGGAACCAGAACATCAACGTGACCAATCTCTGCGTGAACGCCTGTGGGTTCTGCGGGTTCTCCCGGAAACCGGGAGACGCCGATCTCTTCTTCCACGACGAGGCCGTTGTGCGGGAGAAGGCCCGGACGGCGCGTGAGCGCAACGTGACCGAAATCTGCACGGTGAGCGGCCTTCACCCGGAGTTCGACGCCCAATCCTACGCAGATATCTATTCCTGGATACGGGACGAGGCTCCCGGGGTTCATATCCACGCGAGCAACCCGATGGAGGTGGCCTACGCCGCGAAGAGAAGCGGTCTCTCCACCCGTGAGGTGCTGCTGGAGATGCAGGCCGCGGGACTCGGGACGCTCTGCGGGACGGCGGCCGAGATCCTGGTGGACAGCGTCCGCGCGGCGATCTGCCCGGACAAGATCGATACGGCGACCTGGGTCCGGGTCATCAAAGAGGCGCACGATCTGGGCATCCGCTCGACGGCGACGATCATGTACGGCCACTGCGAGAGCGAGGCGGACCGCGCCCGGCACCTCGCGGTACTCCGGGAGATCCAGGACGGGACCGGAGGGTTCACGGAGTTCGTCCCACTCTCGTTCATCCACCAGAATACCCCCCTCTACCGGGCGGGGCTCGCGCGTCCCGGGGCGACCGGCAGGGAGGATCTCCTGATGTTTGCGGTATCAAGGCTCTTCCTCGACAATTTCGATCACATCCAGGCTTCCTGGGTGAAACTGGGGACGAAGATGGCGGGGATAGCACTTCTTTCGGGTGCGGACGACCTCGGGGGAACGCTTTTTGAGGAGAGTATCTCGCGGGAGGCGGGCGCCCGGGATACCGATTATCTGGATCCGGCCGAGATGCGGCGGATGGCCGCGGACCTCGGGCGGACGCTCCGGCGACGGACAACGACCTATGCCCTCCTTCCGGACTGATCCCCGGGAATGGCCGGATCGCTTCGTCCGCCCGCCGTATTCTGGGAAAATTATAAATGTCCCAAAATAGATTGTGGCTCCTCAACGTCGGCCGGACGCCGGCGATTGGGGGGAGTAAAAGATGGTAAATGGTCTTGTAGGCCTTGCAATCCTCTTCTTTGTACTGGCACTTATCTTCGCCATACTCGGGGCACGGGGCATTGCAGGGATGTCGATGTCGATCGCGAAGTGGCTGGTCATCATCTTCATAGTCCTCGCGATAATATCGCTGCTGCTCTGACCGCCGGCCGGGTCCATCGGCAGATGAACGGCCCTCATGGGCCCGGTATCCGGGCGGGCGGAGGATACCGGGTCTTCGGCAACGACGACGGCATCCTTTTTCCTGAAGGGCCCCGGCCTCACCTGGTGGGCGCGCCCGCCCCCGTGAACATGAGAAAGCCGCGGGCGTGCCCCTCCGGTACCGCGAGAGCCGGCTCTCAGTCCTCCGGCCGGAGATACCTGACGATTGTATCCGCGACCCCTGCGGCCCTCTTCATCGCCTGCTCGTCCTTCCGGACGTCTCCCGGCGCATAGCCCCTGCCGCAGACGTAGCCGAGATACGAGAACTCATGGGCGTTCAAGAACCCCTCCATGGTCTCGAGGGAGCGTTCCCCTCCCCGGTCGGCGCAGACGGCGACGGCCACGGCCCTCCTCCCCGAAAGCCTCCTGTCGTGGAAGAGGGAGTAGGTCCGGTCGATCAGGTTCTTCGTCTGGCCGTTGATGTCGTAGTAGTAGGTCGGGGCGCCGAGGACCAGCACTTCGCAGCCGATCATCTTCTCCGCCACGTGGGACCAGTCGTCATCCTCCGTCACGCACCACTTCGCATCCTTGCAGGCTTCGCAGCCTGTGCAGGGCCGGATGTCCATATCGGCAAGCGAGAGGTACTCGGTCTCGATGCCCGCCTCCCGCACCCGGTCGAGGATGGTAGTGACCAGCAGCGCGGTGTTGCCGTTCTTCCGCATGCTTCCGGAGATACCGAGAACATTCATACCCTATGCTCGCCCCCCGCGTTCTTGATTCTTGTGATCCGGGCATCCAGATCCAGACCCCGGAAGCAGGCGAGGAGCTCCGGGACCGGGTCGCCGGAACGGTGGAAGAGGTGGGAAGGGCAGGCACAGTCGCTGCACCCGAATCCGGGGACATGTGTCCCGCCTACGGCGCGGGCGAGGTCGCACTCGCAGTCCCGGTCTGTCGCGGCGGTGACGACGACGGCAGGGGCGAAGTGCGGGTCGAGGAGGAGGTAGTCGATGTGCCACCGGGGAGGGCGGTCGCGGCGAAGGGCGAGCCTCACGTGCCGGTCCGCACGGGCGAGGCCACCGCTTCCCTGCGCCGAACCGACGTAGACATGCCTGCCCGGCGCGAATTCCCTTGCCCCGAGGGCGCCGATGCGGACCTCGCACCGTGGGTTTTCGAGGATCAGGACGTAGACTCCCTTATCCATAAAACCGGAGCGCCTCCCGGGCGGCCGCGATATGCCTCCCGCCGCCGCGGGCGACGGGCTCCCCGTGCCCGGGGTAGAGCCCCTCGACCGCAAGCGCGCTAAGTCGCTCGATGGATGCCGCGAGCAGCCTCCGGTCCCCGCCCGGGAAGTCGTAGCGGCCGAAGGACCCGCCGGTAAAGACGGTGTCCCCCGAGAAGAGCACCTTCGCTGCTTCGTCGTAAAGGCAGATCCCGCCCGGTGTATGCCCGGGGGTGTGGATCACGCGAAGGCTCCCGACCCGGTCGCCGTCGGAAAGGATGGTCTCGGGGACGATCCCGGGCGACCGGGCCCCAAAGTGCATGGCGAGGCTCCGGGTATCGTCGGCAAGGCCGGGCGCGTCCGCCTCGTGGATGCAGACGGCCGCATCGCCGCAAAGCCGGGCGATCTCCCTGACGTGGGCGATGTGGTCGTAGTGGGCATGGGTGATGACGATCGTCTCGATCGCTTCGGCATACGGCTCCACTGCCATCGGGAGAACGCCTGCGTCCACAAGGACGTTTCCGTAAACGAACGAATTAGCGTAAGTCGTGCCGCTCGAGATCCACCGGACTGGCATGCAGACTAATATGGCTTCCGGACAAATGGTTCTTATGCACACCCTGATCTCTGCATGCCTGCGCGGGGTTCCCCCGGAGGTGGAGGCGATCGCCCGGGAGGAGGCCCTCGTCCCGCACCGTGCCGCGCGGGCCGTCACCCGCGGGCGGATCGTCATCCCAGCGAACCCCGTTCGGCCGCACCGGCTCTGCGCCATCGGGGAGGGCTGCAGGGTGCGGGTCAACGTGAACGTCGGGACGTCGGGCGCCCGGTGCGACGAGGACCTCGAGGTCGAGAAGGCGAAGGCTGCCCTCCGGGAGGGGGCGGACGCCCTGATGGACCTCTCGACCGGGGGAGATCTTGCCCGCATCCGGCGCCGGATCCTCGAACTCGATGCGCCCGTCGGCACGGTCCCGGTTTACGAAGCGGTCCGGCGGGCGGGGAGTGCCGCGGACGTCGACGCCGATCTGCTCTTTAAGGTGATCCGGGAGCATTGCCGGCAGGGCGTGGACTTCCTGACCCTGCACTGCGGCGTGAACCGCGATGCCCTCGCGTCGCTCCAGGCCGACCCCCGGACGATGGGCGTTGTTTCCCGGGGCGGGGCGTTCCATGTGGCGATGATGGCCTCGACCGATGAGGAGAACCCGCTCTATGCCGAGTACGACTACCTGCTCGAGATCCTCGCCGAGCACGACGTCGTCGTGAGCCTCGGCGACGGGATGCGCCCGGGTGCGCTCGTGGATGCCGGCCGCCTCGCGAAGACGACCGAGTACCTGACGCTCGGGCACCTGGCGAAGAGGGCGCTCGCCGCCGGGGTGCAGCGGATGATCGAGGGGCCGGGACATCTCCCGGCCGACCAGATCGGCTACAACGTCCGGATGCTCAAGGAACTGACCGACGGTGCTCCGCTCTACCTGCTCGGTCCGCTCGTGACCGACGTGGCGCCGGGCTACGACCACGTCGTGGGGGCGATCGGCGGCGCGATCGCCTGTATGCACGGCGCCGACTTCCTCTGCATGGTCTCCCCGAGCGAGCACCTGGCGCTGCCGGACCTCCGCGACATCGTTGAGGGGACCAGGGTGGCGAAGATCGCCGCGCACGTCGGGAGCCTCTCCCGCGCCGCGGCGAAGACGAAGAACCGCGAGATCCGGATGGCGGAGGCGCGCCGGGCGCTCGACTGGGATAAACAGTTCGAGGCGGCGCTCGTCCCGGAGGAGGCCCGGCGCATCCACGAGCGGGACGGGGAGATCGAGACCTGCTCGATGTGCGGCGACCTCTGCGCCGTAAAGATGGTGCGGGATATCCTCAAGGCCCCACAGGAGCGAATGGAGCCGTGAAAGGGTTCCGCTGAATATCCTCCTTATTTTCCAAATTTTCCATCGATCCAGACGGTTATCGCGTCCCGGCTCCGCCGGTAGGCGGCGAGTACCTTGTCGGGGGTTCCGGTGGCCCGACCCGGGTCCGGGAAATCGACGTGGAGCGTCTCCTTTGTCCAGGGAAACATCGGGCAGACGCCACCTGCACAGAGCGCGACCACGTAGTCCATCTCGGTTCCATCGAAGAGGGTGAGATCCTTCGCCCGTTGCTCTGAGATACTGATCCCGATCTCATCCATCACTCTTGCGGCGAGGGGATCAAGGGCGGTGGGGGCAATTCCGGCGGAGCAGGCCTCGTAGCGGTCGCCGTAGCGGGCGCGGAGGTAACCCTCCGCTATCTGGGTCCGGGCAGCGTTGTTCGTGCCGATGAAGAGCACTCTCTGCTTCATGCCCCTCTCTTGCCGGCCGGATCGTGAAAAAGGTATTTCAGGCGCTGTGCGCGCCGAGGATCCGGACTGCGAGCAGGGCGGCGTTCTCGCCGTTATCCACCCCGACGCAGGCCACGGGGACCCCCCGTGGCATCTGGACGATGGAGAGGAGGGCGTCGAGACCCATAAGTTTCCCGCTCACCGGGACCCCGATCACCGGCCGCTCTGTTTTCGAGGCGACCACTCCGGGGAGCGCCGCCGAGAGTCCGGCGATCGCGATGAAGACATGGGCAGTGCTCCCTTTCACGTACTCGTCCAGTTTGTCGGGGTCACGGTGCGCCGAGATCACCCGGTAGTCGTAGGATACATCGTGCTCCTTTAAGACTGCAAACACCCTCTCCGCAACGGGGCCGTCCGAGGCGGAACCGCAGATAACCGCGACGTCAACCATATCTAACTTCGGTATGCCTTCGCCTCTTCTTCTCTCTGCCGGTATCGCATGGTGGAGAGGTTGATATGAATCCACATCCAAGTTCCTTGCAGGAACAGCGTCTGTCCTCGACGAGACGATATGGACTGATCTCTCATGGAACACGAACCACTCCTCATGATCCCGGGCCCTGTACCCGTCCCGCAGCGGGTACGCGCCGCCATGACGCGGCAGGCCATCAACCACCGCGGTCCTGAGTTCGGGGCCGCGTATGCGGACTGCGTCCGGACGTTAAAGACCCTTTTTGGCACCGCAAACGAACTCTACGTCATCAGCGGCTCGGGAAGCGCCGGCATGGAGGCCGGGATCGCCAACTTCGCGCGGGACAAATTGATCGTCTCGCTCATAAACGGCAAGTTCGGCGACCGCTTCGCGAAGATCGGAGAGCGTTACGGCACCGTCACACCCATCGAGTCCGGGTGGGGAACCCCGCTCGATCTCGGTGCCCTCGAGCGCGAACTCGAGGCCGGGGCCGAGGTCGTGACCATGGTCCACAACGAGACGAGCGCCGGGATCAAGAACCCCGCGCCCGAGGTCGGCAGACTTGCCCGGAAGCACGACGCGCTCTTCCTCATGGACGGGGTCACCTCCATCGGCGGCGACGACGTCCAGATGGATAAGTGGGGCGTGGATATCGCCGTCGTCGGCTCGCAGAAGTGCCTCGCCGCCCCGGCGGGTCTCGCCGCCATCGCCGTCAGCGAGCGTGCCTGGGACCGGATATCGGAGAAGCGCCCCTTCTACCTGGATATGGCCGCCTACAGGAAGAGCGGCAGGGGCACCCCGATGGAGACCCCCTACACCCCGGCGGTCCCGCTCTTCCTCGCGCTGTGCGAGGCGTGCAAGATGATCGAGGAGGAAGGCGTCGGTGCCCGGATCGCCCGCCACCGCCGGATGGCCGACGCCGTCCGCGCCGCGGCGAAGGGATGGGGCGTCGACCTCTTCCCGAAGCTCGACGCACACCATGCCTACTCGAACACCGCCACCGCCATGCGGATCCCCGATGGCGTCACCGATAAGGATCTCCGTGGGACCGTCAAGCAGTTCGGCATCGAGATCGCCGGCGGCCAGGACCACCTCAAGGGCAAGATCTTCCGGATAGGCACCATGGGTGGTGTCGGGGCGCAGGAGATCCTCGCCACCCTCGCGGCCGTCCAGTACACCCTCAGAAAGTCCGGGTTTGAGGCCGGCGACGGCGTCGAGGCAGCCGCCGGGGTGCTTCTCGGATGAAGATCGGGATCGCCGACACCACGTTTGCCCGAATAGACATGGGCCGGATCGCCATCGATGAGATCCGGAAGCACGCGAGCGTGGGGCTGGAGCGCTACGTCGTCCCCGGGATCAAGGACCTCCCGGTGGCGTGCAAGAAACTTATCGAAGAGCGGGGGTGCGATCTCGTGATGGCGCTCGGGATGCCCGGAGGGGCGGAGAAGGACAGGGTCTGCGCCCACGAGGCCTCCCAGGGCCTCATCCTCTGCCAGCTCCTGACCAACCGGCACATCATCGAGGTCTTCGTCCACGAGGACGAGGCGAAGGACGCAAAGGAGCTTGCCTGGCTGATGGAGCAGCGAACGAGAGAGCACGCGGTGAACGCCGTCCGGCTCGCGCTCCGCCCGAAAGACCTCGAGAAGCTCGCCGGGACCGGCCAGCGGCAGGGGTTCGAGGACGTCGGGCCCGCACGCCCCTGACGCAAAAAGTGAGGATTATCAATAACCGGTGCGAGTAGTACCACAGGAAGGATTAAAATGACGGTAAAACTTGGATTCGTCGTCGCGGAGTTCAACCGCGACATCACCTATATGATGGAAATCGAGGCCCGGGAGCACGCCGGTTTCCTCGACGCGGAAGTTGCCGATACGATCTATGTCCCCGGCGCCTACGACATGCCGCTCGCGATCAAGAAGTTGCTCGGACGCGGGGATATCGACGCGGTCGTCACGATCGGGTGCGTCATCGAGGGCGCCACCCAGCACGATGAGATCGTCGTCCAGCATGCCGCGAGGAAGATCATCGACCTCTCTCTCGAGTTCGGCAAGCCCGTCGCCCTCGGCATCTCCGGGCCGGGGATGACCCGGATGGAAGCGACCGAGCGTATCGACTACGCGAAGCGTGCCGTCGAATCGGCCGTGAAGATGGTCCAGCGATTGGGATGAGGAGCCTCTCGGAGAAGATTGCGGCCATCGCTCCCTCCGCGACGATCGAGATCTCGAACGCCGCAAAGCGGATGGCCGCGGAGGGCGTCGACGTCATCAGCCTCTCGATCGGGGAGCCGGACTTCGATACCCCGGCCCACATCAAGGACGCCTGCGTCGACGCCCTCTGCCGCGGGGAGACCCACTACGCCCCGAGCGCCGGAATACCTGCACTGACGGGCGCGATCGCGGAGAAGATCACCCGGGAGAACGGCTTTGCCGTGCAGCAGGACGAGGTGCTCGTCACCTGCGGGGCGAAGGACGCCATCTACGAGGCGATGGAGGCCGTCCTGAATCCCGGGGACGAGGTGCTCATCCTCGATCCGGCGTGGGTATCCTACGAACCCTGCGCCCGTCTCGCGGGCGCCGGCGTCCGGCACCACCCGCTCTCTCCCGCGACCTTCCAGGTCGACGATACTCTGCTTGACGCCGTCGGCCCCCGGACGAAGATGGTCGTGGTCAACTCCCCCTCGAACCCCTCCGGCGCGGTGCTTGATGCGGCTTCAATCCGGCTCATCGCCGATATCTGCCGTGACCACGACCTCTACGCTCTCTCCGACGAGATTTACGAGAAGCTGGTCTACGGGAAGGAGCACGTCTCCCTCGCCTCCCTCGAGGGCATGGCCGAGCGGACGATCACCGTCAACGGGTTCTCGAAGGCCTACGCGATGACCGGGTGGCGGATCGGCTACGCGGTCGCTCCCCGGCCGATCATCCGGCAGATGGAGAAGGTGCAGCAGCACACCATATCGCACCCGACGACGTTTGCGATGTTCGGCGCGGTCGCTGCGCTTCGAGGCAGCCAGGACTGCGTGGAGGCGATGCGCCGCGAGTTCGAACGCCGGCGCGACTACGTCATCCCGGCGCTCCGCGACCTCGGCTACGTCACCGCCCCGGCGGACGGCGCCTTCTACGCCTACGTGAAGGTCGACGGCGACGATATGGCGATTGCCCGGTCGTGGCTCCGGGACGCTCATGTGGCGGTCACCCCGGGAACCGCGTTCGGCACCCCCGGCTGGCTCCGCGCCTCCTACGCGACCTCGATGGAGAACTTAAAGGCTGCGATCGGGCGGATCGCCCGGGTCTAGAACCCCTTACTTTTCCCCAGCTCCGGGTTTGCAGCCCGGGTCTAGAACCCCTTACTTTTCCCCAGCTCCGGGTTTGCAGCCCGGGTTCGGTTCGACAGCCGTTGTGCCCTCTCGTGGTATTTGACCGCCTCGGTGGGGCGGTCAAGATAGACGAGCGCCATCGCCTTTCCGTTGAGCGCTTCGGCGTCGTCGGGGCTGAAGGCGAGCGCCTGGTCATAGCAGTCGAGGGCCTCCTCGTAGCGTTCCAGGAGCACGAGAGCGTTCCCCTTCGTGCTCCAGACCTCGTGTTTCGAAGGGTCGATCTCGAGCACGTGCGAGTAGCAGGCGACGGCTTCGCCGTACCGCCCGAGGATGAAGAGCGCAAGGCCTTTATTATACCAGGCGTCCGCGTTCTCCGGGTGGGCCAGGAGTTCCTGGTCGTAGCAGACGAGTGCCTTGTCGTAGTGCGAAAGAATGGAGAGGACGCTCGCTTTGTTGTTCCAGACCCCGCGGTTCTCAGGGTCGACCTCGAGCGCCCGCTCGTAGCAGACGAGCGCCTCTTCGTAGCGTTCGAGCTGGTAAAGTGCGTTGCCGTAGTTGTTCCAGGCGACGGCGTTCCCGGGGTCCTTCCGGACCACGGCCTGGTAGCAGGTAATCGCGGCCCCGCAGTTTCCGAGGGCATAGTAACACTCGCCCCGGTAGTAGTCTGAGTCCGTGTAGTCGGCCCGGATCCTGAGCGCCTGGTCGAAGCACTCTACCGCCTCCCCATAGCGCTTCAGGACGAAGAAGAGAAGGCCCTTCTGGTACCAGATCTCCGCATCGACGGCGTTTTCCCTGAGCGCCCGGTCGAAGCAGGCGAGCGAGAGGTCGTAACGCTTCAGTTTCTTCAGCACTATGGCCTTCTGGTACCAGATCCCCGGATGCTCGGGGTTGATCCGGAACGCCCGGTCATAGGCTTCGAGGGCCTCCTTGTAGCGTTCGAGGTTCTGCAGTGCCCTGCCCCGGTTGTAGCAGGCGCCGGCGTCGTCGGGACGGAGAGCGAGCGCCCGGTCGAAGCATCCCACGGCCTCGTCATAGCGCTGAAGCGCCGCAAGCGTGCATCCCCGGGTGTACCAGGTGTCGGCGTGGTTCGGGTCGATGACGACGGCCCGATCATAGGAGGCGAGCGCGTCCTCGTAGCGGGAGAGGAGGATCTGGATCGTTCCCCTGGCATACCAGGCGTTTGCGTTCCCGGGATCGAGCGCGATGACCCGATCGTAACAGTCGATAGCCGCGTCGTACCGGCGCTCGGCAGCGAGCGCCGTTCCGCGGGCGAGCCAGGCCTCGACCCAGCCCGGTTCGAGCGCGACGACCCGGTCGTAGCAGGCGATCGCGTCAGGGGCTCGCCCGATCTTTCGGAAGGCGTGGCCCCGGATGAGCCAGCCACTCGCGGAATCCGGCGCGAGTTTCACTGCCTGACCGCAGGAGCCGGCCGCTTCCCGGTACTCCCGGAGATCGTACAGCACCTGCCCCCGGGCGTGCCAGAGCCGGGCGCAGGTGGGGTCGATCCTGATCCCCTGGTCGAAACATTCGGCCGCTTCCCGGTAGCGCCGGGCGTCTCTGAGGGCGAGTCCTTTGTGATACCAGGCTGCGGTGACGTTGGCGTTCAGGCTGATCGCCCGGTCGTAGCACTCGACGGCCCGGTCGTACTGCCCCTGCTCGGCGTATGCCCGTCCCTTCCCGCACCAGGTTTCGGCGCTCTTCCAGGGGAGTTCCATTTTGTGAGTGATTGCGGTCCTCGGGCAAAAAGGGTTTCGATAGAGTTCGCGGGAATGTCTCCGCCTGGAAGGAAAACCCTTCCCTGCAATGCTTCCTTCCCGGGACCCGATCGGCCCGGTGCGTGGGATCGATTGGCAATGTATACATGCTCCGGGATCAAAACCGGGAATCAGGGTAGCCCGATCGGGCCGGATGAGTATGAAGAGGATGCGCGATACCCCGAACCGCGATCGTCCGCGCGAGAAACTGGCAGAACGGGGACCGCAGGCGCTCACCGATGCCGAACTGATTGCTCTTCTCCTCGGGCGGGGCACAAAGGCGCGGGACGTCCGGCAGGTTGCCGGCGACGTCGAACGCTACCTGAAGAGTGTCAAAGACAGTCCATCCTATAACGAACTCCTTGAGATAGACGGGATCGGCTCGGCGAAGGCCTGCGAGATCATGGCCTGCTTCGAACTCGGGCGGCGGTATCTCGGGAACGACGGCGTCTCCGGGCACCGGATCGCCTGTCCCGAAGACGTCCTCCCGCTTGTTGCGGAATGGCGGGACAGGAAGCAGGAGTACTTCTTCTGTATCACCCTCAACGGCGCCGGCGAGGTGATCGAACGCCATATCGTCACCGTCGGGATCTTAAACCAGAGTCTCGTCCACCCCCGGGAGGTCTTTGCCGAGGCGATCGCCGACCGCGCCGCCTCGGTGATCCTGGTTCACAACCACCCATCGGGCACGCTCGAGCCTTCCACCCAGGATCTCGGCATCACCCGGCAACTCGTCGAGGCCGGATCGATCCTCGGCATCAGGGTGCTCGACCACGTCATCGTCACGAAGAAAGGCTACGTGAGCCTGAAAGAACTCGGGCATCTTTGACCTCCGGGAGCGGTATGAGCACTCATTTTCGGAACTGCCGGATCGGAAACGTTATATTTTTCTAACATCATGTTAGATATAAATAACAGGTGAATCGATGAAAATGGGATACGCGGTACAGATTGCAGCGGGAACGGTTCTCGGGGCTGCCGGACTTCTCCTCCTGTTCCTCATCGACGGGACAGAGGTGATCTCCCCGATCCCGGTGACGATCGGCGCGGCGCTCCTTGCGGCGGCTCTCGTGCGGTACCGGGTGTCCCCGGGCGAACCTCCCGTGAGTCCCGGTCGATGCCCCGGCAGGGCCGGTTCTATTCCCCGGTTCGGGTTGAATTCCTCTGGAGGATCCCCGAAATCCGATAGATACCCCATCATTCGCCACCGTGATCCTGAAAAAAGTTTATCACTTCCCATCGGCCAAGAATACACGAGGCGTACTTAACCATGGAAACAGGATTTCTCCGGGTACTGCTCAACCCCGGGCGCTTCTTTGAGGCGCGCATGCAGGATGAGCCGAGCCTGAAGATACCGGCGCTCATCGCGCTCGTCATCGGACTGATCGGCGTGGTCTCTGCCGTGCTGATGGCGAATATCACCATTGCCATGCTTCCCGATGAGATGCAGGGGCTCGGGGTGCTCATAACAATCTTCTCCGCCGCTATTGCCTTCATCGGGGGGCTCCTGGTGTGGGTCATCTACGGCTTCGTCTTCTACCTCGTCTCGATGGTCTTCAAGGGCTCAGGAGACCTCAAGCGGA
The genomic region above belongs to Methanoculleus oceani and contains:
- the radC gene encoding RadC family protein, which codes for MKRMRDTPNRDRPREKLAERGPQALTDAELIALLLGRGTKARDVRQVAGDVERYLKSVKDSPSYNELLEIDGIGSAKACEIMACFELGRRYLGNDGVSGHRIACPEDVLPLVAEWRDRKQEYFFCITLNGAGEVIERHIVTVGILNQSLVHPREVFAEAIADRAASVILVHNHPSGTLEPSTQDLGITRQLVEAGSILGIRVLDHVIVTKKGYVSLKELGHL